A region from the Microvirga mediterraneensis genome encodes:
- a CDS encoding MobC family plasmid mobilization relaxosome protein produces the protein MTTRSPRRMMVQVRASPEEHARWQAKAEAAGMRLSGLVRQALDEARPPRRRSRPPVDPALLRQLALIGNNLNQLARWANRDRGGTDAVAVVARLIEIDRELSTLRAAVEASHAD, from the coding sequence ATGACGACCCGATCCCCCCGCCGCATGATGGTGCAGGTGCGCGCCTCCCCCGAGGAGCATGCCCGCTGGCAGGCCAAGGCCGAGGCAGCCGGCATGCGCCTATCCGGCCTGGTGCGCCAGGCGCTGGACGAGGCCCGGCCGCCGCGCCGGCGCTCGCGCCCGCCGGTGGACCCGGCGCTGCTGCGGCAGCTCGCCTTGATCGGCAACAACCTGAACCAGCTCGCGCGCTGGGCCAACCGCGACCGGGGCGGCACGGATGCGGTGGCGGTGGTGGCGCGCCTGATCGAGATCGACCGGGAGCTGTCCACGTTACGGGCGGCTGTCGAGGCGTCGCATGCTGATTAA